The following coding sequences are from one Paraburkholderia caballeronis window:
- a CDS encoding acyl carrier protein: MDAQSQPAPPLPQTVFDIVAMVLRCDAASLSSTTHLFNDLHVDSLNALEILIELEDAFAIEIGTDDAKKMQTLADVVALVTRMRAQPAQ, translated from the coding sequence ATGGACGCGCAATCCCAGCCGGCCCCGCCGCTACCGCAAACCGTGTTCGACATCGTCGCGATGGTGCTGCGCTGCGATGCCGCGTCGCTGTCGTCGACGACCCATCTGTTCAACGACCTGCACGTCGATTCGCTGAACGCGCTCGAAATCCTGATCGAACTCGAAGACGCATTCGCGATCGAGATCGGCACCGACGACGCAAAAAAAATGCAGACGCTCGCCGACGTCGTCGCGCTCGTCACGCGGATGCGCGCGCAGCCGGCGCAGTGA
- the ispH gene encoding 4-hydroxy-3-methylbut-2-enyl diphosphate reductase, whose product MKIVLANPRGFCAGVERAIKVVEMALELFGAPVYVRHEIVHNRYVVERLRARGAVFVDTLDEVPDGAHVIFSAHGVAREVYDDAERRGLDALDATCPLVTKVHLEVEQHGLAGRAVFVIGHLGHPEVVGTLGHYPRGARERIAVVENEAQAAAMPIDAARGVAYVTQTTLAHADTERVINVLRGRFADLRGPHGDDICYATQNRQLAVQRLAQLCDTVIVLGARNSSNSLRLCEVASAGGVAAHLVDDDAGVEGRWFDGVNTVGVTAGASVPEVLVQRLLARFRQWWPGLVEEELGEAENQYFRPPRALADALDARRAAMQKT is encoded by the coding sequence ATGAAGATCGTGCTGGCCAATCCGCGCGGTTTCTGCGCGGGCGTCGAGCGTGCGATCAAGGTGGTCGAGATGGCGCTCGAACTGTTCGGCGCGCCGGTCTATGTTCGCCACGAGATCGTGCATAACCGCTACGTGGTCGAGCGCCTGCGCGCGCGCGGCGCGGTGTTCGTCGATACGCTCGATGAAGTGCCGGACGGCGCGCACGTGATCTTCAGCGCGCACGGCGTCGCGCGCGAGGTGTACGACGACGCCGAACGGCGCGGTCTCGATGCGCTCGACGCGACCTGTCCGCTCGTCACGAAGGTGCATCTCGAAGTCGAGCAGCACGGGCTGGCGGGGCGCGCGGTGTTCGTGATCGGCCATCTCGGTCATCCGGAAGTGGTCGGCACGCTAGGCCACTATCCGCGCGGCGCGCGCGAGCGGATCGCGGTCGTCGAGAACGAGGCGCAGGCGGCGGCCATGCCGATCGACGCGGCGCGCGGCGTCGCATACGTCACGCAGACCACGCTCGCGCACGCCGACACCGAGCGCGTGATCAACGTGCTGCGCGGCCGCTTCGCCGATCTGCGCGGCCCGCATGGCGACGACATCTGTTATGCGACGCAGAACCGGCAACTCGCGGTGCAACGGCTCGCGCAGTTGTGCGACACCGTGATCGTGCTCGGCGCGCGCAACAGTTCGAATTCGCTGCGGCTGTGCGAGGTCGCGAGCGCGGGCGGCGTCGCCGCGCATCTGGTCGACGACGACGCGGGCGTCGAGGGGCGATGGTTCGACGGCGTGAACACGGTCGGCGTGACCGCGGGCGCGTCGGTGCCGGAGGTGCTGGTGCAGCGGCTGCTCGCGCGCTTTCGCCAGTGGTGGCCGGGGCTCGTCGAAGAGGAACTGGGCGAAGCGGAGAATCAGTATTTCCGGCCGCCGCGCGCGCTGGCGGACGCGCTCGACGCGCGCCGGGCCGCGATGCAGAAGACCTGA
- a CDS encoding haloacid dehalogenase type II, with the protein MTGHAGIKALVFDVFGTVVDWRSGVARAVEPFLQHHAPQLDAHEFADAWRREYSPSMEEIRSGRRPYVRLDVLHRENLVKALAHHGIDGVSADELDELNLAWHWLDPWPDAIEGLLRLKRRFIIAPLSNGNIRLMIDMAKRAALPWDAILGAEVVRAYKPSPRVYTETAEILGLPPDQVCMVAAHNGDLAAARGCGLKTAFVKRPNEHGPAQTTDLSAAQQWDFIADDFNELATRLGCAV; encoded by the coding sequence ATGACCGGTCACGCTGGCATCAAGGCGCTAGTATTCGACGTATTCGGAACGGTGGTTGACTGGCGTAGCGGCGTCGCACGCGCAGTCGAACCTTTCTTGCAGCATCATGCGCCGCAACTCGACGCGCACGAATTCGCGGATGCATGGCGGCGCGAGTATTCGCCGTCGATGGAGGAGATTCGCAGCGGACGCCGCCCGTATGTACGGCTCGACGTGCTGCATCGGGAGAATCTCGTCAAGGCGCTCGCGCATCACGGAATCGACGGCGTCTCCGCTGACGAACTCGACGAACTCAATCTGGCCTGGCATTGGCTCGACCCGTGGCCCGATGCGATCGAAGGCCTGCTTCGGCTGAAGCGCCGCTTCATCATCGCGCCGCTGTCGAACGGCAACATCCGGTTGATGATCGACATGGCGAAACGCGCGGCGCTGCCGTGGGACGCGATCCTCGGCGCCGAAGTCGTTCGCGCGTACAAGCCGTCGCCGCGCGTCTACACCGAAACGGCGGAGATCCTCGGACTGCCGCCGGACCAGGTGTGCATGGTCGCCGCGCACAACGGCGACCTCGCGGCCGCGCGCGGCTGCGGCCTGAAGACCGCGTTCGTCAAACGCCCGAACGAGCACGGTCCCGCACAGACCACCGACCTGAGCGCCGCGCAGCAGTGGGACTTCATCGCCGACGACTTCAACGAACTCGCGACGCGTCTCGGCTGCGCGGTTTGA
- a CDS encoding D-cysteine desulfhydrase family protein: MTTRPDFARFPVYSLLEGPTPIQRLDRLSDRLGINLFVKRDDLIGLGMGGNKLRKLEFLVGDAIAQRADTIVTVGARQSNHARLTAAAAAKAGLRCELVLTRAVPRTDDAYLDNGNTLLNELLGAVVHDLPGTANALEFAEARAQQLRDEGRNVYVCPLGGSSPTGCIGYAKCAIEIRQQEHAANVRFDEIVVPNGSGGTHAGLVAGFASLGAKPALIRAHAVYSNAERSREVTLDKINRTLPLLQSSLSLSADDLNLSDQQLGDGYGIPTDAMRAAVKTLAAAEGLFIDPVYGGKAFAGLLHDVETGRYARGQNVLFVMTGGLPGLFAYRSAF; this comes from the coding sequence ATGACGACCCGCCCCGACTTCGCCCGCTTCCCTGTCTACAGCCTGCTTGAAGGCCCGACGCCGATCCAGCGCCTCGACCGCCTGAGCGACCGGCTCGGCATCAATCTGTTCGTGAAGCGGGACGATCTGATCGGGCTCGGAATGGGCGGCAACAAGCTGCGCAAGCTCGAATTCCTGGTCGGCGACGCGATCGCTCAACGCGCCGATACGATCGTCACCGTCGGCGCGCGCCAGTCGAATCACGCACGCCTGACCGCGGCGGCCGCCGCGAAAGCGGGCCTGCGCTGCGAACTGGTGTTGACGCGCGCGGTGCCGAGGACCGACGACGCGTACCTCGACAACGGCAACACGCTGCTCAACGAACTGCTCGGCGCGGTCGTGCACGACCTGCCCGGCACCGCCAACGCGCTCGAATTCGCCGAGGCGCGCGCGCAGCAACTGCGCGACGAAGGCCGCAACGTGTACGTCTGCCCGCTCGGCGGCTCCAGCCCGACCGGCTGTATCGGTTATGCGAAATGCGCAATCGAAATCCGCCAGCAGGAACACGCTGCGAACGTGCGATTCGACGAGATCGTCGTGCCGAACGGCAGCGGCGGCACGCATGCGGGGCTGGTCGCCGGTTTTGCGTCGCTCGGTGCAAAGCCCGCGCTGATCCGCGCCCATGCGGTGTACAGCAACGCGGAACGCTCGCGCGAGGTGACGCTCGACAAGATCAACCGGACGCTGCCGTTGCTGCAATCGTCGCTGTCGTTGTCCGCGGACGACCTGAACCTGTCCGACCAGCAACTCGGCGACGGTTACGGCATCCCGACCGACGCGATGCGCGCGGCCGTGAAAACGCTCGCAGCGGCCGAAGGCCTGTTCATCGACCCGGTGTATGGCGGCAAGGCGTTTGCGGGCCTGCTGCACGACGTCGAGACCGGCCGTTACGCGCGCGGGCAGAACGTGCTGTTCGTGATGACCGGCGGCCTGCCGGGCCTCTTCGCGTACCGCAGCGCGTTTTGA
- a CDS encoding COG1470 family protein, with the protein MRVLPEYSVVDHHDDAPIVLAGGPRRLKGTVRLHNPGEARVVVRDARLCGLPAARTRSAATGDKETDAPSIAPDLAVSIPAILAPGQHSFVPVRASIDPHTPPGSYRASLQVGAHRYPVELHVTEHVQLDVQPAEIVVENQPGKRVTKTAVFTNAGNVPLVIGNLGPIALDDELIVCRTLRGTLRDADETVTLPQQWFNAWLRQGKKHFEEMGLLWVDVEGAPIELASGHSIAVELRVRVPDTLDPRTRYSAVGFLYDESIRFLIAPTGLEKATRRGK; encoded by the coding sequence GTGCGGGTGTTGCCCGAATACTCAGTGGTCGATCATCACGACGACGCGCCGATCGTGCTCGCCGGCGGTCCGCGCAGGCTGAAAGGCACGGTGCGCCTGCACAATCCCGGCGAAGCGCGCGTCGTGGTTCGCGACGCGCGGTTATGCGGGCTGCCCGCCGCGCGCACACGCAGCGCCGCAACCGGCGACAAGGAAACCGATGCCCCGTCCATCGCGCCCGATCTTGCCGTCTCGATTCCCGCGATCCTCGCGCCGGGCCAGCATTCGTTCGTGCCGGTGCGCGCGTCGATCGATCCGCACACGCCGCCGGGCAGCTATCGCGCGTCGTTGCAGGTCGGCGCGCATCGGTATCCGGTCGAGCTGCACGTGACCGAGCATGTGCAGCTCGACGTGCAGCCGGCCGAAATCGTGGTCGAGAACCAGCCGGGCAAACGCGTGACGAAGACGGCCGTGTTCACGAACGCGGGCAACGTGCCGCTCGTCATCGGCAACCTCGGCCCGATCGCGCTCGACGACGAACTGATCGTGTGCCGCACGTTGCGCGGCACGCTGCGCGACGCCGACGAAACGGTGACGTTGCCGCAGCAGTGGTTCAACGCGTGGCTGCGGCAAGGCAAGAAGCACTTCGAGGAAATGGGCCTGTTGTGGGTCGACGTCGAAGGCGCGCCGATCGAACTGGCGAGCGGACACAGCATCGCCGTCGAATTGAGAGTGCGCGTGCCCGACACGCTGGACCCGCGCACGCGTTATTCGGCGGTGGGATTCCTCTATGACGAGAGCATCCGTTTCCTGATCGCGCCGACCGGCCTCGAAAAGGCCACGAGGAGAGGGAAGTGA
- the mdtD gene encoding multidrug transporter subunit MdtD, with protein MTRDSAHKALLWIVATAFFMQSLDTTIVNTALPSIAQSLHESALAMQPVIVGYTLTMAILTPASGWLADRFGTRRVYFVAILIFVIGSVCCAGAHTLGQLIVARVLQGVGGSMLLPIGRLAVLRSVSAEQYVSALAFVSIAGQVGPLLGPTLGGWLTQTISWHWIFLINVPIGLAGLAATQFFLPHDHAVSAPPFDLAGCALLSLGMSAFSLGVDVPASTNRAAWATVCFALSVASFLAYVVHAKYRTHPLFRLGLFREPNFSVGLVGNLLCRIGANAVPFMVPLMLQVQLGYSPLRSGLTMLPAALAGTMTKRWVAPLIRRFGYGTFLLVNTAIVGLSIAAFSLVSKDSPALIALVVLAVFGAATSMQFAAMNSVTLKGLSHADAGSGNSLFSMAQMLAMGLGVSIGGGVVRLFASEWGSTQAGFRVSFICMGVITLLSAVVFRWLDAVKQPASTGLKQAQ; from the coding sequence ATGACCCGTGATTCCGCGCACAAGGCCCTGCTCTGGATAGTGGCCACCGCCTTCTTCATGCAGTCGCTCGACACGACGATCGTCAACACGGCGCTTCCGTCGATCGCGCAAAGCCTCCACGAATCCGCGCTCGCGATGCAGCCGGTCATCGTCGGCTACACGCTGACGATGGCGATCCTGACGCCCGCGTCCGGTTGGCTCGCCGACCGTTTCGGCACCCGTCGCGTGTACTTCGTCGCAATCCTGATCTTCGTGATCGGCTCGGTCTGCTGCGCCGGCGCGCATACGCTCGGCCAGTTGATCGTCGCGCGCGTGCTGCAAGGCGTCGGCGGCTCGATGCTGTTGCCGATCGGCCGTCTCGCGGTGCTGCGCAGCGTATCCGCCGAGCAATACGTGTCCGCGCTGGCGTTCGTGTCGATCGCCGGGCAGGTCGGGCCGCTGCTCGGGCCGACGCTCGGCGGCTGGCTCACGCAGACGATCTCGTGGCACTGGATCTTCCTGATCAACGTGCCGATCGGTCTCGCCGGCCTTGCCGCGACGCAATTCTTCCTGCCGCACGATCACGCGGTGAGCGCGCCGCCGTTCGACCTCGCCGGCTGCGCGCTGCTGTCGCTCGGCATGAGCGCGTTTTCGCTCGGCGTCGACGTGCCGGCGAGCACGAACCGGGCCGCATGGGCGACCGTCTGCTTCGCGTTGAGCGTCGCCAGTTTTCTCGCGTATGTCGTGCACGCGAAGTATCGGACCCATCCGCTGTTCAGGCTCGGACTGTTTCGTGAGCCGAACTTCAGCGTCGGGCTGGTCGGCAACCTGCTGTGCCGCATCGGCGCGAACGCGGTGCCGTTCATGGTGCCGCTGATGCTGCAAGTGCAACTCGGCTATTCGCCGCTGCGCTCGGGCCTGACGATGCTGCCCGCCGCGCTCGCCGGCACGATGACGAAGCGCTGGGTCGCGCCGCTGATCCGCCGCTTCGGCTACGGGACGTTCCTGCTCGTGAACACGGCCATCGTCGGCCTGTCGATCGCCGCGTTCTCGCTCGTGTCCAAAGACTCGCCCGCGCTGATCGCGCTCGTCGTGCTCGCGGTGTTCGGCGCGGCGACGTCGATGCAGTTCGCCGCGATGAACAGCGTCACGCTGAAGGGGCTGTCGCACGCGGATGCGGGCAGCGGCAACAGCCTGTTCTCGATGGCGCAGATGCTGGCGATGGGACTCGGCGTGTCGATCGGCGGCGGCGTCGTGCGGCTGTTCGCGAGCGAATGGGGCTCGACGCAGGCTGGCTTTCGCGTGAGCTTTATCTGCATGGGCGTCATCACGCTGCTTTCCGCGGTGGTGTTCCGTTGGCTCGACGCGGTGAAGCAACCGGCTTCCACCGGACTGAAACAGGCGCAGTAA
- a CDS encoding radical SAM protein — translation MSKRLYLINPRSVLPGYFGTEVFDAWGFAPAVGIADLATATVAALAPDDWAVTICDEHLEPVDFECDTDFVGITGKVTQAPRLIAIAAEFRRRGKTVIVGGPYASLAPQMLRDHADILVCGELEALAATLFADLERGTWQAEYHAAKPDLADSPQPRWDLYPNDRALIGCVQTSRGCPFECEFCDVIAYLGRHQRHKPIEHVLAELDALYALGYRSVFLADDNFTVYRRRARELLIALRDWNRRQARGPLVFGTQVSIDVARDPELVALCADAGIEWVFVGLETPNEASLKECHKAQNVGVDLLAQVDVLLAHGIAVSGGMIVGFDHDGPDIFARQYAFAMASPIPVFSLGSLVAPMATGLHRRLRDAGRLIEGPAEIAGAPWDTNIVPMRMTRSELLDGLRLLCNGLYRPAEFGERVLTMIARLAPHPLHAAIHAQHVPRAVDTDAMVVVKRLAKLGDDEAQMVKAVLRAMARRPHTGRAAMTALLRYAQVRHMYDAGNYWEPRAVMEAGPAEEAAVMPRSEMIARSPVPHVMRR, via the coding sequence ATGAGCAAACGCCTGTACCTGATCAATCCGCGCTCGGTGCTGCCCGGTTATTTCGGAACCGAAGTATTCGACGCATGGGGCTTCGCGCCCGCCGTCGGCATCGCGGACCTCGCGACCGCGACCGTCGCCGCACTCGCGCCGGATGACTGGGCCGTGACGATCTGCGACGAACATCTCGAACCGGTCGATTTCGAATGCGACACGGACTTCGTCGGCATCACCGGCAAGGTCACGCAGGCGCCGCGTCTGATCGCGATCGCCGCCGAGTTCAGGCGGCGCGGCAAGACGGTGATCGTCGGCGGCCCATACGCGTCGCTCGCGCCGCAGATGCTGCGGGACCATGCGGACATTCTCGTCTGCGGCGAACTGGAAGCGCTTGCTGCGACGCTGTTCGCCGATCTCGAACGCGGCACGTGGCAAGCCGAATATCACGCGGCGAAACCCGACCTCGCAGATTCGCCGCAGCCCCGCTGGGATCTGTATCCGAACGATCGCGCGCTGATCGGCTGCGTGCAGACGTCGCGCGGCTGTCCGTTCGAATGCGAGTTCTGCGACGTGATCGCCTACCTCGGGCGGCATCAGCGACACAAGCCGATCGAACACGTGCTCGCGGAACTCGATGCGCTGTATGCGCTCGGTTATCGCAGCGTGTTTCTTGCGGACGACAACTTCACCGTGTATCGCCGCCGCGCGCGCGAACTGCTGATCGCGCTGCGCGACTGGAATCGAAGGCAGGCCCGCGGACCGCTCGTGTTCGGCACGCAGGTGTCGATCGACGTCGCGCGCGACCCGGAGCTGGTCGCGCTGTGCGCGGACGCGGGCATCGAATGGGTGTTCGTCGGACTGGAAACGCCGAACGAGGCGAGCCTGAAGGAGTGTCACAAGGCACAGAACGTCGGCGTCGATCTGCTCGCGCAGGTGGACGTGCTGCTCGCGCATGGGATCGCGGTGTCGGGCGGGATGATCGTCGGCTTCGATCACGACGGGCCGGATATCTTCGCGCGACAGTATGCGTTCGCGATGGCGTCGCCGATACCGGTGTTTTCGCTCGGCTCGCTCGTTGCGCCAATGGCCACAGGGCTGCATCGCCGCTTGCGCGACGCGGGACGATTGATCGAAGGGCCGGCCGAGATCGCCGGCGCGCCATGGGATACGAACATCGTGCCGATGCGGATGACCCGCAGCGAACTGCTCGACGGACTGCGGCTGCTCTGCAACGGCCTCTATCGGCCGGCCGAATTCGGCGAACGCGTGCTGACGATGATCGCGCGACTCGCGCCTCATCCACTGCATGCGGCGATTCACGCGCAACATGTGCCGCGCGCGGTCGATACCGACGCGATGGTCGTCGTGAAGCGGCTCGCGAAGCTCGGCGACGATGAAGCCCAGATGGTGAAGGCGGTGCTGCGTGCGATGGCGAGGCGGCCGCATACCGGGCGCGCGGCGATGACCGCGCTGTTGCGGTATGCGCAGGTCAGGCATATGTACGATGCCGGGAATTATTGGGAACCGCGGGCGGTAATGGAGGCGGGACCGGCAGAAGAGGCGGCGGTGATGCCGAGGTCTGAGATGATCGCCCGATCCCCGGTCCCGCACGTGATGAGGCGTTGA